DNA from bacterium:
ACGCAACGGGGAACGAGGTGGACCGATGGCGAAATCGGATCTGGCGGCCCGGCTCCAGCAGGAGACCGTCGCCGCCATGAAGGCGCGGGACAAGGACCGCCTGGCGGTGCTGCGCATGCTGCAGGCCGCGTTCAAGCAGGTCGAGGTGGACACCCGCCAGGATATCGACGAGGCGGGGGCGGTGAAGATCGTGCGCTCCTACGCCAAGAAGGTGAAGGACCAGCTGGCCGGGGCCGAGTCCGCCGGACGGCCGGAGCTGGTGGCCCAGGCGAAGGCCGAACTCGTCATCGTCAACGAGTTCCTGCCCGTGGAGCTGGACGACGCGGCCCTGGCCGAGATCGTGCGCGCGGCCATCGCCGAGACCGGCGCGACCTCGCCGCGGGAGATGGGCCAGGTCATGAAGGCCGCGATGGCCCGCGTCGCGGGGCAGGCCGACGGCGGCCGCGTCGGCGCAGCGGTCAAGGCGCAGCTCGGAGGATAGGGGGGACCATGCCCTGGATCTCGGTGGCGGTCGTGGCGGTGGTGGCCCTCTTCGCGGCCGGCGGCTGGCGGGCGGGCCTGGTGCGCCGGCTGCTGGAGCTGGTCGGGCTCGTCGCCGCGGTGCTGATCTCCGCCGCGCAGTGGCGGGCGGCCGGCGCCTGGTTGCAACGCGTCGCCGGGGTCGGGGAGACCGTGGCGCCGCTGGCCGGTTGGCTGCTGGTCTTCGTGGCCGTGCTGCTGGTCTCGCGACTGCTGGCCTGGCTGGTCGGCAAGTCGCTGAACGCGTCGGCCCTGGGCTGGCTCGACCGCGCGGGCGGGCTGCTGGGCGGCCTGCTCGCCGGGCTGCTGGTGGTCAGCGTGGCGCTGATGCTCGTCTGCCGGCTCGACCGCGGCGGCGCCTGGTGCGCACGCATCCAGTCCCAGACCGTGTCGCGGCTCGCCTACGGCGTCGCGCCCGCCGTCTACGGGTCCGTCGTGGACGAGCGGGACGCCGGCGACCTCTGGCGCCACGCCAAGGACGCCGCCGCCGA
Protein-coding regions in this window:
- a CDS encoding GatB/YqeY domain-containing protein, encoding MAKSDLAARLQQETVAAMKARDKDRLAVLRMLQAAFKQVEVDTRQDIDEAGAVKIVRSYAKKVKDQLAGAESAGRPELVAQAKAELVIVNEFLPVELDDAALAEIVRAAIAETGATSPREMGQVMKAAMARVAGQADGGRVGAAVKAQLGG
- a CDS encoding CvpA family protein, producing the protein MPWISVAVVAVVALFAAGGWRAGLVRRLLELVGLVAAVLISAAQWRAAGAWLQRVAGVGETVAPLAGWLLVFVAVLLVSRLLAWLVGKSLNASALGWLDRAGGLLGGLLAGLLVVSVALMLVCRLDRGGAWCARIQSQTVSRLAYGVAPAVYGSVVDERDAGDLWRHAKDAAADLPAAAVEAGRSAVDAGKSAVGLGKSDDGDESAADTTRAAPAHSGK